A region of the Streptomyces durocortorensis genome:
GAGGCGGCGGCCCACGCCTCGGCCTACGTGTACCTGGTGACGCACTACGGCACCAGCGGCTCCGGCCCGGCACCCGACCAAGGAGCGCTCCGCGCCCCCATCGACGCCCTGCGGACCCTGACGGACGTGCCCGTCGCCGCCGGGTTCGGGGTGCGCACGGCGGCCGACGTCGAGCGGGTGCACGCGGCGGGTGCGGACGCCGCCGTGGTCGGCAGCCCCGTCGTCGCCTGTGCCGAGGCAGCGCTCGTCGCGGGCCGCGATGTCGCCGCCGATCTCGGCGCCCTCGTCACCGGCCTCCGTCCCCACCACTCCCGCTCGTCCCTGTGACCGATTTCCCCACCCCTGTGAGAGGAGCGATCCGATGATCGTGCGAGACCTGGAGAACGTCACCACCGTGGACTGGGGCAACGGCCTCAGCCGTCGCTTCCTGCTGGAGGCCGACGGAGTCGGCTACTCCGTCACCGACACCATCGTGCGCGCCGGCACGAAGTCGCTGCTGGAGTACCGCCGTCACCTGGAGACCTGCTACTGCATAGAGGGCTCCGGCGAGGTCGTCGCCCTCGACGGCACGTCGTACCGCATCACCCCGGGCACGCTCTACTCGCTCGACCAGCACGACGCCCACTACCTCATCGCCGACCCCGACACCGACCTGCGCCTCGTGTGCGTGTTCTCTCCCGCCCTCCGGGGCGACGAGCAGCACAGCCTCGACGCCTCTTCCGCCTCCGCCTACTGAGGGACAAGGCCATGCGTACCTGGGACGAAGAACAGCTCGCGCTGCGCGAGGGCATGGAGTTGTGGTGCCGTGACCTCGCCGACGTCGAACCCGGCACCGCCGAGACCGGGCTGCCACCGGAGGCGTGGAAGCTGGTCCGCTCCTCGGGCGTGCTCGGCCTGCCCTTCGATCCCGCCCGGGGCGGGGCCGGAGTCGACCTGCTCACCACCATGTTCGTGCTGGAGGCCCTGGGCAAGGGGTGCCGCGACGGAGGACTCAGCTTCTCCGTCGCGACCACCCTGTGCAGCACCGGGGTCCCGCTCCAGCACTTCGGGACCGACGAGCAGAAGGACCGGTATCTGACCCGGCTGTGTTCGGGCGACCTGATCGGCGCCCACGCCATCAGCGAGCCCGACACCGGGTCGGACGCCCTGAGCATGCGGACGAACGCCGTCCGCGACGGTGACCACTTCGTGCTCAACGGCACGAAGAGCTTCGTGACCAACGGGCCCGTGGCCGACGTGGTCGTCGTCTACGCCTGCACCCGGCCCGGCGGCGGCCCCCTCGGCATCACCGCCTTCCTGGTCGACACGGACACCCCCGGCTTCTCGGCCGGCCGGCCGCTCAAGAAGATGGGCCTGACGTCCTCCCCGATGAGCGAGCTGTACTTCGACGACTGCCGGGTGCCCGCGGACCGGGCCATCGGCGGGATCGGGCGGGGCTATCTGCTGCTCGAACACGTCATGAAGTGGGAGATCCTCTGCTCCTTCATCATCAACGTCGGCGAGATGCAGCACCGGTTCGACCGCTGTCTCGAATACGCCCGTACGCGGACGCAGTTCGGCAAGCCGATCGGCTCGTACCAGGCGATCTCCCACAAGCTGGTCGACATGCGCATCCGGCTGGAGACGGCGCGCCGGTGGCTCTACGACACCGCCGAGCGGCTCGTCGCCGGAGAGGACGTCACGATGGACGTGGCGATCAGCAAGCTGCTGACCAGCGAGGCCAACGTGGCCTCGGGGCTGGCGGCCATCCAGGTCTTCGGCGGCAACGGCTACATGTCGGAGTACGGCCTCGACCGGGAGCTGGCCAACGCCGTGGGCAGCACCCTCTATTCGGGTACGACGGAGATCCAGTACAACCGGATCTCCTCGCTGCTGGGGATGTGACCGTGCTGCTCAAGGTGTGCGGCGCCACCAGCCGCGAGGAGATCGCCCTGGTCGGGGCCGCGGGCGCCGACCTCATCGGCCTGTGGCACGGGGTCCCCGGCGGCCCCGCCGACCTGCCCTTCGGCCGTTTCGCGGATCTGGCGGAGGCGTGCCGCACCGTGGAGGTGCCCGCGGCGCGGCCCGCACCGGAACCGATGCTGGTCACCTTCCTGCGGGACCCGGCCGCCATCGTGGACGCCGCCCGCGCCGCGGGCGTGCGGTGGCTCCAGCTGCACGGCTACCAGCCCCCGGCCGTGGTGGCCGCCATCAAACGGGGGCGGCCCGAGGCCACTGTGGTCAAGGTCCTCCACGTCAACGGCG
Encoded here:
- a CDS encoding ectoine synthase, with product MIVRDLENVTTVDWGNGLSRRFLLEADGVGYSVTDTIVRAGTKSLLEYRRHLETCYCIEGSGEVVALDGTSYRITPGTLYSLDQHDAHYLIADPDTDLRLVCVFSPALRGDEQHSLDASSASAY
- a CDS encoding acyl-CoA dehydrogenase family protein, with the protein product MRTWDEEQLALREGMELWCRDLADVEPGTAETGLPPEAWKLVRSSGVLGLPFDPARGGAGVDLLTTMFVLEALGKGCRDGGLSFSVATTLCSTGVPLQHFGTDEQKDRYLTRLCSGDLIGAHAISEPDTGSDALSMRTNAVRDGDHFVLNGTKSFVTNGPVADVVVVYACTRPGGGPLGITAFLVDTDTPGFSAGRPLKKMGLTSSPMSELYFDDCRVPADRAIGGIGRGYLLLEHVMKWEILCSFIINVGEMQHRFDRCLEYARTRTQFGKPIGSYQAISHKLVDMRIRLETARRWLYDTAERLVAGEDVTMDVAISKLLTSEANVASGLAAIQVFGGNGYMSEYGLDRELANAVGSTLYSGTTEIQYNRISSLLGM
- a CDS encoding phosphoribosylanthranilate isomerase — protein: MLLKVCGATSREEIALVGAAGADLIGLWHGVPGGPADLPFGRFADLAEACRTVEVPAARPAPEPMLVTFLRDPAAIVDAARAAGVRWLQLHGYQPPAVVAAIKRGRPEATVVKVLHVNGDTCAERPLLASYERAGTDLFLFDATSAQGRVGSTGLSLDPDVVIDLAEAVTRPFLLAGGISAANRPRYEKAASHPRFAGIDVDTAARNGTGAFCAESIGGIRHAWRAVPEVEEAV